The Periophthalmus magnuspinnatus isolate fPerMag1 chromosome 10, fPerMag1.2.pri, whole genome shotgun sequence genome segment tgtctgtgtttagttTGCATGTGCTTCCTGTCTCTGGGTGAGTTTTCTCTgggcactccagtttcccccaccaacccaaaacatgcacaataggtcaaatcttcCAGCTGAGGTATTCCTGACCAAGACTACCTCAAGATTTGGAGATGAgttccactgctcctgacgtGTGTATCCCAGAGACACCGAAGGATGGGTCAACTGCAGATTTAACACAGAGACAATGAAGGAATCTTtggtctctctccctctctaatgtttctttctctttcttccctctccctctctctggtctctctttctttctttctttctttcttccctctccctctctctgatctttctctctttcttctctctttgtttccatAGCTCTTGGACAAATCGATTCGCCCAGACACTTCTCTCGTCTCCATCATGACAATCAACAACGAGATCGGAgtcaaacagccaatcagagacattggTAAGTTAAACTGTCCCATCAGAGACATCGGAGAGTTCAGCTATCCAATCGGAGACATTGGGGCATCTCTGTTGTATTAAACTCTCCTGTGTTCCGTAGGTCTTCTTTACCTCCGTGTGTGTTGTCGTGCTGGCGTGTGTTGGCGTGTGTGTTGTATTAACTTACGTCTGTGTTCCGTAGGTCATCTGTGTCGATCTCGGGGCGTGTTTTTTCACACAGACGGAGCTCAGGCCGTTGGAAAAATCCCTCTGAATGTCACCGAACTCAACATCGATCTTATGTCCATCAGTGCCCACAAGATCTACGGCCCCaagggttagaccaggactgaaccttgGACTGAACCTTGGACTGAACCTTGGACTGAACCTTGGACTGAACCTTGGACTGAACCTTGGACTGAACCTTGGACTGAACCTTGGACTGAAccttggactgaaccagggtctGAACCAGGGTCTGAACAGGTTTATAGGAGGATCTGACCCCGATGATCTTCATTTGATGTGCCACAAACATGTGCCACTTGTTTTTAGCTTGCTGCTAAAGAGTCGGCTGCAGAGGTACAACCTGTTTATGTACAGGATTGTACATTATGATTAAGGTGAGGAACAGAGTTGGAAAGGTGGCTTGCTCCCTCTGGGCCCAACTCATTTTAAATTACACTACACTGTGTGTACAGTTATAACGCTgtaatatgacattaaacttctaaatataaaacatacttACGTTATGAAGTGTCAGATATTGAATACATTCAGATAAATTCAGGTATATCTTTTTGATAAGATACTTTTTTAGGCAGAGCAATCGATTTGATGTTCTGGCATCATCTCGACAGAACACTAGTCTGTAGAAGAATCTGACCTGGCCTCTGTGGTCTGATCCGATCTGTGTGGTATGACCCCCGGTCTCTGTGTGGTATGACCCCCGGTCTCTGTGTGGTCTGACCCGGTCTGTGTGGTCTCTTCAGGTGTGGGAGCTCTCTTTGTGCGGAGGCGTCCTCGTGTGCGTTTGGAGCCACTGCAGagtggaggaggacaggagaggggaCTCAGGTCTGGGACTGTCCCCACTCCTTTGGCTGTGGGGTTGGGAGCAGCCTGCAGCATCGCCCAGGCAGAGATGGTGGTGAGGACCAAGacttagaccagaactagaccaggactggaccagcactgaaccaggactgaaatacgACTGAAATACGACTGAAATACGACTGAAATACGACTGAAATacgactgaaacaggacaaaaccaggaccgggACCAGGATTGAAACAGTACCATCAGGAGCAgcgccagacatttttggtggGAAGGCCTAAGGGGTgcttaacatgtcattttgaaGCCTTTAACAGGAGAGCACCCCACCCACACGCTGTTTGAAATAAGTGCAAATACAGTGCTCCCTATAGTGAGTTATAAGCAGTGGGGCTGGGACGAGACACAATTTCCACAAgacaagatttagattttttaaaatatttatattaaatCAATATTCCAGCTAAGTTAATAATTTTGCCCTCACAATTTTTTATTccctttatttaatatttttgtctgtCATTGTAGCACTGCTTTTTGGAAGCAGATGTAACTCACCAAAACTTAACACCTTATTATCCAAGCTCATGATCAGGTAATTTTGTCTCACGAGATCTTGTTCCATCCCTATTAAACACTCGTGTGGAAgtacttgttttattgtaatcACATTTTGAACACTGAGATTGGATATGAAAAAGGGATAAAAGTCTATGAGGGGGTTTATAGGGGGGCACTGTAGAGGGGAGGGTCTGGTATTGCCCCCAAGCCACCTGACTCCAGGAGACTAGGACTGagagagggactaaaccaggtctaaactggctCTGTACAGCTCAGACCCTGTGTCACTGTGACTTTGCGTtttctttgtcacatttttctggagaataaacaaaatatttctgCGGAGGGATGTGACCTCCATCTGAACCCAGAGAGACTgcgaactaaaccgggactaaaccgggtctaaagcgggactaaaccgggtctaaagcgggactaaagcgggactaaagcgggactaaagcgggactaaagcgggactaaagcgggactaaagcgggactaaagcgggactaaagcggttCTACATCTGGACTGCTCTTTTAGTTAAATTGTCTTGTCATTCCCAGTACGACCATCAGAGGGTGTCGGCTCTTGCCCAGAGGCTGATGCACAAAATCACATCTCAAATCCCTGACGTAATTTTGAACGGCGACCCAGATCAGAGATACCCAGGTACTAAAAAAACTTAGCCCTGATACTAAAGTacaacggagtataagggtcacttaaataaataaaaaaattatgccGGTGCTACGAGAAtgaagtcgtagcatttcgacattaaagtcgtaattttacgagaataaagtcaaagccagaaaaagtcgtaatattacggtaataaagtcgtatttttatgagaatataggctgctgtgcgtgagtGAGTGACCAatgcgttatggagaatttggagcattttgttcagataaactttcaactggggtttgcACACGATGAAATACCATCACCatactatcatcagtataagtactttgaagggacactgcaagcatttgagCTTGTTTAGTCGGACGAAccatacagatttggaagaaattgctctatctgaacaaaatgctccaaattcttcataacgcactggtcactcacgcacagcagcctatactctcataaaattacaacttttttctggtaatattatgacttttttctggtaatattacgacttttttctggcaatattacaacttttttcttGTAGCGCCCAcataattttttaaatttaagtgaTCCATATACTCCGTCATACTAAAGAGATCCTCAggtactaaaaacaaaaaatcaagaTATACACAGGTACTACAAATAAGAGAGACTAACCTACCTAACCCAGGTACTGctaaacaaacattaaagaGATAAGAAACAAGACAAGGCACTTCAAAACAATTACATATCAaccagtatgtttttttttccatagctGATACCAATTGTTTAAAAGATTGCAGATTGGCCAAAACTAAGTATTGCTAAGtagtgctggagatttaaggccgatagctgttgcagagaaaaaaaaagaaagtatatTGCCTGAcagatatacatatatacagttggaaccagaagtttacatacactatataaagacACCTAGGCTTTTTTTCActggattaccaaaattatttcaattTGCTTAAAGCCAGAATAAttagagaaggattttttaagatatttttcattactgtcttcaaagtcagaagtttacatacagtaagattattatgcctttaaacaatttgggatgtCATATCCTGTGGTCCTGACAAAACTAAagttgaactgtttggccataatgagcagtTATGTttagaggaaaaagggggaagcttgcaagcctgaaaACACCATCCCAAATATAGGGGTGGCACCATCAAGTtatggggttgttttgctgcaggagggactggtgcacttcacaaaatagatggaaaGAAGCTCATAAGGAAAAAACagtatgtggaaatactgaagcaacatctcaagacactAGTccggaagttaaagcttgggcgcaaatgggtcttccaaatagACAATGTCCTGAAGCATACtgtcaaactggttacaaatTGGCTTAAGAAtaacaaaatcaatgttttggagtggccatcacaaagccctgatctcaattctattgaaaatttatgggcagacctgaaaaggcatgtccGAGTAAGGTGGcatacaaacttggctcagttacatcagttctgtcaggaggagtAGGCCtcaattcctgccaactattgtgagaagtttgtagaaggatatccaaaatttGAAGACGTTTAAAGACAATGGTACCAGTGaaatatatgtaaacttctgactttgaagaaagtaataaaaaatagtcTAAAagaatccttctctcattattctggcatttagcaaatagaaataatttaggcaattctaactgacctaaaacaggaagtctagtctgatttcatgtcagacaatgaGCAAGAAAAGCgtatatgtctttttatatagtgtatgtaaacttctggtttcaactgtatatacaGATCACATCTCAGCATTATATTGGCCAATATTAACTAATACAGATGAGGCAGctgaaattaatattgttaaaatgcaaaattatgtTGTACAGTAAGTTCTTGGGTTTAGTCAATAATTGAAAAtaacaggttcaacatttgtgcatttgccTTTTCGATATTTCATTGCAAAGTACAATAGCATCAATAGGAGAAAGTGGCTCTTGTCCCCCATGTgggagcatgacatcatcagattCGAgaaactgaaaactaccaataaaAAGATTGAGAATATCCAGGtactaaaaaattaaataaataaaagagataGTTACCCAGGTACTGCTTTAGCCCAGCTcctatataaatgtaaataattcaTTTTCAGATTTCTTGTCCATTCCAGGCTTGagtgtattgtgtatttgtgtattttatatttatgtattatgatgtcttctgtgtattCCAGGCTGTGTGAACCTGTCGTTTGCGTATGTGGAGGGAGAGTCTCTGCTTATGGCTCTCAAAGATGTGGCTCTGTCCTCAGGAAGgtactgagaccagagaccactgTATAGACTTGAGTCTGAGTCATCAGAAAATGCAAAGTGCTGAAATAAAATTTAGATATTgcacaaaagcaggactaaagcaggactaaagcaggactaaagcaggactaaagcaggactaaagcaggactaaagcaggactaaagcaggactaaagcaggactaaagcaggactaaagcaggactaaagcaggactgtttctgtttcagtgctTGTACCTCTGCGTCTCTTGAGCCTTCCTACGTCCTCAGAGCCAttggagcagacgaagacctggcccactcctccatcaggtacttctactactactgcgactactagtcatgtatatgtgtatatatatatatatatatatatatatatatatatatatatatatatatatatatttgaagctcatactactactattactactttccCTACATCACTATAAGAGTGCTTCTGTGTCAGGTTTGGTATCGGTCGGTTCAccactgaggaggaggtggacttTACGGCTCAGAAGTGTGTGCAGCAGGTGCAGAGGCTACGAGAGATGAGGTATGAAACTGTTTAGGTTGTACTTCTGAAGATGGGGTATGTTGCACCCCTGAAAATATGAAGAATGTTGTTGTTTCTCTCATGCAGGGATTTAATGCAATCAATGAACAGTATTTTACATTGGCACATTAGCTTGTGTGGCCACAAGATGGCGGAGCGCCAGTTcgcaacacaaaaaaacacattttgaaaaacttccaaaaaagataaaaacatttcCCTAACCACAGTTGAACATGCTAGGACAGCAACAAAATCTCTCAACATTACACAGATAACAAGCACACAACATTTGGTAACATTACCTGAAATTCTGAAGAATAAATCACGAGATTTGTAGTTATTTCTCTCTTGCAGGGATTTAATGCAACAGTGCGAAATCCCCCACCTGAGGGGTGAAGGCATTACCAATCACTAAAAAACAGATCCCAGGTTTAGTAGTCGATTACTGATGATATGATTACCTTTCCTTGAATGAGATGACAAGAATATTATTTAGAAATGaaatataatacacattttaactaacttttaactgtatttatattgtttttaaggCTTATTACTACTTATTACTATTTATTGcaaaccttttactgtttttaactATTTTCTCTCTTAGCATGAAATCACATTATGATTTTTACATAACTGTATATAAGAATAGAGCATTGTATTAGGGGCATATAGTACCATTCTAACCTATCACACCTAACACCAGGTGcccttccacacacacactggtgcCTGTAGGGGGCGTGCTGcgtgcttttaaccatgttataattggtTCCCGCTtcttgaccctctgaagttgtatttagagtgattcaggcatgtttgagtaaactttattctcctgtattcaagacgtcattgctccaatctaccagttttcacctccaccagtacacaGCGATTGTgatgtacgcacttccttcttcagttttattttcttaatctgtgatacatgtAGCATTCAGCAGcgctgcgtagtcattttggtacaaatgaaaacaaagctAATGTGATGTGCAACCATCCATAGGAGGCGCTGTCAGCATGTGGCGCTTTCTGGTGATAATGTTTCTGGTGATGTACAATATCCACAGTGTTTTAGATCGCgcacttcctttttttttgttttcgtcatgtttaaaatgcaaaacaacgGATGCAaggatttctgcatccactcggcttcggccgtgtcccaattcgccaaagtgcccttaaatgcaccgttcaaaGTGTTCGTCGATGGATACTTGCATCACTTCTGGtgtgacaagggctgtcccattttgacaagatggcggctacactgaggagtacacatttttgtccgggtactttgaacggtacttcgAATGATGCATTTGACAAAATGTGACGCGGCCTTTGTTTAGGTACTTGTCAAGCtacggccgtgtcccaattcaccaaaataCCCTTAGatgcaccattcgaagtgtgcggCGAAGGGCAGTCATGTAACTTCTGGCGGGACAAGGGCTGTTCTATTTCTATTAgtactgctgcttgggtcctgactagaaccaggaagtacgagcacgtaagtcctgtactcaggtctctgcactggcttcctgtgggtCAGAGAATAGACTTCAAAGCAGGTCTgattgtgcacaaatctctccatggcctaccaa includes the following:
- the nfs1 gene encoding cysteine desulfurase, mitochondrial, coding for MTSGMLSSRLLKPVSWLPTSLTRVRAASTEIRPKEQIQKQELGRDEPRPLYMDFQATTPMDPRVLDAMLPYQVNFYGNPHSRTHAYGWESESAMEKARKQVADLIGADPREIVFTSGATESNNMAVKGVVRFYGQKKRHVITTQTEHKCVLDSCRVLESEGFSVTYLPVQSNGLIDLELLDKSIRPDTSLVSIMTINNEIGVKQPIRDIGHLCRSRGVFFHTDGAQAVGKIPLNVTELNIDLMSISAHKIYGPKGVGALFVRRRPRVRLEPLQSGGGQERGLRSGTVPTPLAVGLGAACSIAQAEMVYDHQRVSALAQRLMHKITSQIPDVILNGDPDQRYPGCVNLSFAYVEGESLLMALKDVALSSGSACTSASLEPSYVLRAIGADEDLAHSSIRFGIGRFTTEEEVDFTAQKCVQQVQRLREMSPLWEMVQEGIDIKSIKWTQH